From the Polaribacter gangjinensis genome, the window GAATGATATCTTGCTGCCATAAATTTTTCAGGAACATCTTTAAAAATGGTAGCTGTTGAATCTGTAACTGTCATTTCTGTTGCAACTCCATGAAAAACATCGTCTAAATTGATGATTTTTCCTCCAAAAACTTCGGTAATTGCTTGCAATCCTAAACAAACTCCAAAAATCGGTTTTTTTCCTGAATAAGTTTTAATAACTTCTTTTAAAATTCCGGCTTCATCAGGAATTCCTGGACCTGGAGACAACACAATCATGTCAAATTTTCCAACATCTTCAATACTAATTTCATCATTTCTAAAAACTGATGGAAATTTACCAGTGATTTTTTCAACCATATGAACTAGGTTGTATGTAAAGGAATCGTAATTGTCTAAAATTAATATGTTCATTTTTTTACTTTTAGCTTTTGGCTTTTAGCTTTTAGCAAATGGCTAATAGCTGATTTATATTTTCTCCGCTAAAATCAGCGCTTTTTTTAGAGCTGCTAGCTTATTATTTACTTCTTGTAGTTCTTTTTCTTCATCAGAATGAATCACAATTCCTGCTCC encodes:
- a CDS encoding anthranilate synthase component II, whose protein sequence is MNILILDNYDSFTYNLVHMVEKITGKFPSVFRNDEISIEDVGKFDMIVLSPGPGIPDEAGILKEVIKTYSGKKPIFGVCLGLQAITEVFGGKIINLDDVFHGVATEMTVTDSTATIFKDVPEKFMAARYHSWAATDEGFPEELKVTARDEDGGIQALEHIHFPISAVQFHPESILTDVGEQLVRNFIESQKAKSQ